A genomic segment from Neisseria perflava encodes:
- the recB gene encoding exodeoxyribonuclease V subunit beta, protein MSSALPFDALTLSIDGTNLIEASAGTGKTYGIAALFTRLIVLEKKDIEKILVVTFTKAATAELKTRLRARLDEVLQVLNEIQTLGGKPEHISDGLNKYYEKEKKSPDDFLNRLIPLALGEQDGQESCHRLILRLKAALSQFDNASIYTIHGFCQRVLRDYAFLCGAPLDVELSDDSRERLLIPAQDFWRQKVATNATLAQLVFDRKCTPEEMLAEIKSYTGRPYLKFRRPEGNLKEAQANLQETWQKVCDQLEDLEKAFWAIFPKLNGQTYKRNTFENVFTDLKTNAESNRLPRLSKQTLGKLSLFSIDTLNSKLKKEYKADADTPEIIQLQVLANLGRDLQAMKSAEEAVFICLQLDLLSYINQSIAEQKKSRRERVFDDLLLDVHQALTTNEHGNALAKAAAANWEIALIDEFQDTDPLQYEIFRQIFIEQGCPLFLVGDPKQAIYSFRGADIYAYLQAAQDADRHYTLAVNYRSHAKLINGISALFKQKKHPFVLENIDYSEVSASRAESRLSPHCPAIQVRWINTDDQTGKEILRSRAAEYCADEIAFALNEAAEGRLNFKGRALESGDIAVLVRTNNEAAMIAGKLKQRRIQSVLLSRQSVFDSAEADSLSALIGFWLNPRQTDWLRFVLTGVLFGYTAKEIYELNHNEHQLLKWLESSAEAMEKWRKGGIFAAVQQFAVLHDIETRLLKGGNERSLTNYYQILELLAEEDSQSRNPAALHKWLNEQISRARSGHFPSDAQTIRLESDEKLVKIVTMHASKGLQYPLVYCPFAWDTKDNSKENWKILHTENHETELLAKSQTSEAELSHLADEKTAEDLRLLYVALTRAEEQLNIYAAANKNCTPNNPFAYLLEGLPDAGRESVSQSYKSATDVVEMLKTNWQRFIKNAPENTEFTFTEEAPLETVYQYSRQQDQAFSAHGIKRRDFDFIRHTSFTGLSRHTKSTDEQHEPLQPAIDPAESADRAMPSENLPSSLSDGLDIHHFPRGTNAGVCLHEMLEKLDFAASAESQSEMIAEVLQRHSFEDKWLPTVSAMLDICRLTPLIGESLSQIPPTRRLPEMGFTLYMDDFKLDDLRRWFASSEANLPPECVQAAQLLDFHDLQGYLNGFIDMVCQDSDGNVVLIDYKSNHLGNDASAYTQQAMNEAVAHHHYYLQALIYAVAIARYYALRGKPLPKIAIRYLFLRGMDGSERGIWKWDINTALLSTFVERKTNS, encoded by the coding sequence ATGTCTTCCGCCCTTCCTTTTGACGCGCTCACACTTTCCATCGACGGCACCAACCTCATCGAAGCTTCCGCCGGTACGGGTAAAACCTACGGCATTGCCGCGCTCTTTACCCGACTGATTGTTTTAGAAAAAAAAGACATCGAGAAAATTCTGGTCGTTACCTTTACCAAAGCGGCGACGGCAGAACTGAAAACCCGTTTGCGCGCGCGTTTGGACGAAGTGTTGCAGGTTTTGAACGAAATTCAAACCTTGGGCGGCAAGCCGGAACATATTTCAGACGGCCTGAACAAATATTACGAAAAAGAGAAAAAATCTCCTGATGACTTTCTCAATCGTTTGATTCCTTTGGCTTTAGGTGAGCAAGACGGACAAGAAAGTTGCCATCGCCTGATTCTCCGCCTCAAAGCCGCGCTGAGCCAGTTTGACAACGCATCGATTTACACCATCCACGGCTTCTGTCAGCGCGTCTTGCGCGATTACGCGTTTTTGTGCGGCGCACCTTTGGATGTCGAGCTGTCGGACGACTCGCGTGAGAGGCTGCTGATTCCTGCGCAAGACTTTTGGCGGCAGAAAGTGGCAACCAATGCCACATTGGCACAATTGGTTTTTGACCGAAAATGCACGCCTGAAGAAATGCTTGCCGAAATCAAAAGCTACACCGGACGCCCCTATCTGAAATTCAGACGGCCTGAAGGCAATTTGAAAGAAGCTCAAGCCAACCTTCAAGAAACATGGCAAAAAGTTTGCGATCAGTTGGAAGACTTGGAAAAAGCATTTTGGGCAATCTTTCCCAAACTTAACGGCCAGACCTACAAAAGAAATACCTTTGAAAATGTTTTTACCGATTTAAAAACAAACGCCGAATCCAACCGTCTGCCCCGCCTGAGCAAACAAACGCTAGGAAAATTAAGCCTCTTCAGTATCGATACACTCAACAGCAAACTGAAAAAAGAATATAAAGCCGATGCTGATACGCCGGAAATTATTCAGCTGCAAGTCTTAGCCAATCTGGGCCGTGATTTGCAGGCAATGAAAAGCGCGGAAGAAGCAGTCTTCATCTGCCTGCAACTCGACCTACTTTCCTACATCAACCAATCCATTGCCGAACAAAAAAAATCACGCCGCGAGCGCGTGTTTGATGATTTGCTGCTGGATGTCCATCAGGCATTGACCACCAATGAACACGGCAACGCATTGGCAAAAGCGGCGGCGGCAAACTGGGAAATCGCGCTGATTGACGAATTCCAAGATACCGACCCGTTGCAGTACGAAATTTTCCGCCAAATCTTTATCGAACAAGGCTGCCCGCTGTTTCTCGTTGGCGACCCCAAGCAGGCGATTTACAGCTTTCGCGGTGCGGACATTTATGCCTATCTGCAAGCCGCGCAAGATGCGGACAGGCATTACACCCTCGCCGTCAACTACCGCAGCCATGCCAAGCTGATCAACGGCATCAGCGCTTTGTTCAAACAAAAAAAACACCCCTTTGTATTGGAAAACATCGATTACAGCGAGGTCTCCGCCAGCCGCGCCGAAAGCCGGCTGTCGCCACACTGCCCTGCTATCCAAGTGCGCTGGATCAATACGGACGACCAAACCGGCAAAGAGATTTTGCGCAGCCGAGCCGCCGAATATTGCGCCGATGAAATTGCCTTTGCGCTCAATGAAGCGGCCGAAGGCCGTCTGAATTTCAAAGGTCGCGCATTGGAATCCGGCGATATTGCCGTTTTGGTCCGTACCAACAACGAAGCGGCGATGATTGCCGGAAAACTGAAACAGCGCCGTATCCAAAGCGTGTTGCTGTCACGCCAGTCCGTTTTCGATTCTGCCGAGGCCGACTCGCTGTCCGCGCTGATCGGCTTTTGGCTCAACCCAAGGCAAACCGACTGGCTGCGCTTTGTCTTGACCGGCGTTTTGTTCGGCTATACCGCCAAAGAGATTTACGAACTCAACCACAACGAACATCAGCTGCTGAAATGGCTGGAGTCGTCTGCCGAGGCCATGGAAAAATGGCGGAAAGGTGGCATTTTTGCCGCCGTGCAGCAGTTTGCCGTCCTACATGATATTGAAACACGCCTGCTCAAAGGCGGCAACGAGCGCAGCCTGACCAATTACTACCAAATTTTGGAGCTGTTGGCCGAAGAAGACAGCCAAAGCCGCAACCCTGCCGCCCTGCATAAATGGTTAAACGAGCAAATCAGCCGTGCGCGCAGCGGCCATTTCCCGTCAGACGCGCAAACCATCCGTCTTGAAAGCGACGAAAAACTGGTCAAAATCGTTACCATGCACGCGTCAAAAGGTTTGCAATATCCTTTGGTTTACTGCCCCTTCGCGTGGGATACCAAAGACAATTCCAAAGAAAACTGGAAAATCCTGCATACCGAAAACCACGAAACCGAGCTGCTGGCCAAATCGCAAACCTCGGAAGCAGAACTCAGCCACCTTGCCGACGAAAAGACGGCAGAAGATTTACGCCTGCTTTATGTCGCCCTTACCCGCGCCGAAGAACAGCTCAACATCTACGCCGCCGCCAACAAAAACTGTACGCCCAACAATCCTTTTGCCTATCTGCTCGAAGGTTTGCCGGATGCCGGCCGCGAAAGCGTCAGCCAAAGCTATAAAAGCGCGACAGACGTTGTAGAAATGCTTAAAACCAACTGGCAACGCTTTATCAAAAACGCGCCGGAAAATACAGAGTTTACATTCACGGAAGAAGCCCCGCTGGAAACCGTCTATCAATACAGCCGACAGCAAGACCAAGCTTTTAGCGCACATGGCATCAAACGCCGCGATTTTGACTTTATCCGCCACACCAGCTTTACCGGTTTGAGCAGGCACACCAAGTCAACCGACGAACAACACGAACCTTTGCAACCTGCCATCGACCCGGCAGAAAGCGCAGACCGTGCCATGCCGTCTGAAAACCTGCCGTCCTCGCTTTCAGACGGCCTCGATATCCATCATTTCCCCCGCGGCACCAATGCCGGCGTATGTTTGCATGAAATGTTGGAAAAACTCGACTTCGCCGCCTCTGCCGAGAGCCAATCCGAAATGATTGCCGAAGTTTTACAACGCCACAGCTTTGAAGACAAATGGCTGCCGACGGTAAGCGCCATGCTCGACATCTGCCGCCTGACGCCTTTAATCGGTGAGAGCCTGTCGCAGATTCCACCGACCCGACGCCTGCCCGAAATGGGGTTCACCCTGTACATGGACGATTTCAAACTGGACGACTTGCGCCGTTGGTTTGCCTCAAGCGAAGCAAACCTGCCACCCGAATGCGTCCAAGCCGCGCAACTGCTTGATTTCCATGATTTGCAAGGCTATTTGAACGGCTTCATCGATATGGTTTGCCAAGATTCAGACGGCAATGTCGTTTTAATCGACTACAAATCCAACCATTTGGGCAACGATGCAAGCGCCTACACGCAACAGGCGATGAACGAAGCCGTGGCGCATCATCACTACTACCTGCAAGCCCTGATCTACGCCGTTGCCATTGCGCGCTACTATGCCCTGCGTGGCAAGCCGTTGCCCAAAATCGCCATCCGCTACCTCTTCCTGCGCGGTATGGACGGCTCGGAACGAGGCATTTGGAAATGGGACATCAATACCGCCCTACTTTCCACTTTTGTTGAACGAAAAACAAATTCTTGA
- a CDS encoding DUF5672 family protein — translation MSFTDITVVGITGADSYTEGTMYAIVRSCAELPGSRGLLISPSCPQGLPENIRHQPCRKFGYLEYNLFVLYQLMYYIDTDYCLIVQNDGWVLNGQNWQDTYREYDYIGAPLPILLETEADGQFFLKGTDQYLAKQHLIQTSSNFDEPQNGGFSLRSRRLLTMPRQLGLNVEIRPPLPPKDEKIADMEWLVRLHHEDMFLTAQHRYRLQDLGLKFAPPNIATQFSSEVPFINQMRNVPLERVFGAHWMGNVVLTGCNRVRFAQLNGDKLETYSRFFRNLGYEWE, via the coding sequence ATGAGTTTTACTGACATTACCGTGGTTGGTATTACCGGCGCAGATTCTTATACCGAGGGCACGATGTATGCCATTGTCCGTAGTTGTGCCGAATTGCCCGGCAGCCGTGGATTGCTGATCAGCCCGAGCTGTCCGCAAGGTTTGCCGGAGAATATCCGACATCAGCCTTGCCGGAAATTCGGTTATCTGGAATACAATCTGTTTGTTTTGTACCAACTGATGTATTACATCGATACTGATTATTGTTTGATTGTTCAAAATGACGGTTGGGTGTTGAACGGTCAAAACTGGCAGGATACTTATCGGGAATATGACTATATCGGCGCACCTCTGCCGATTTTGTTGGAAACCGAAGCCGACGGGCAGTTTTTCCTGAAGGGAACCGACCAATATTTGGCCAAACAACATCTGATTCAGACTTCTTCGAATTTTGACGAGCCGCAGAACGGCGGTTTTAGCCTGCGCAGCAGACGGCTTTTAACCATGCCGCGACAACTGGGTTTAAATGTAGAAATCCGACCGCCTTTGCCGCCGAAAGACGAAAAAATTGCCGATATGGAATGGCTGGTACGGCTGCACCACGAAGATATGTTTTTGACGGCGCAACACCGTTATAGATTGCAGGACTTGGGTTTGAAATTCGCGCCTCCGAATATTGCTACGCAATTTTCTTCAGAAGTACCGTTTATCAATCAAATGAGGAATGTCCCTTTAGAGCGCGTCTTTGGGGCGCACTGGATGGGCAATGTGGTCTTGACCGGCTGCAACCGTGTCCGTTTTGCCCAATTAAATGGTGATAAATTGGAAACATACTCCCGTTTTTTTAGAAATTTGGGTTATGAATGGGAATAA
- the dinB gene encoding DNA polymerase IV codes for MSQRKIIHIDMDAFYASVELREQPHLKGLPVVVAWDGTRSVICAASYEARKFGLHSAMSVATAKRLCPQAVFVPPHFDLYRQVSAQIHAVFRRYTDLIEPLSLDEAYLDVTRNFENIPYASEVAKRIRAEIFEETGLTASAGIAPNKFLAKIASDWRKPNGQFVLPPQKIMVFLESLPLGKIPGVGKVTLKKMNALGMQTAGDLRRFERGELLNHFGRYGYRLYDLARGIDERPVKAERERLQISTEITLPEDLSLEQASSHLPHLAEDLWRQIERKNVEAKGVTLKLKTHDFRIITRSLTYSSVLPDSASLLQAAHTLLQRIPPQREDAFRLIGIGVSHLLPKNQQQTLWL; via the coding sequence ATGTCCCAACGCAAAATCATCCATATCGATATGGACGCATTCTACGCTTCGGTAGAACTGCGCGAGCAGCCGCACCTGAAAGGGCTGCCGGTCGTTGTGGCGTGGGACGGTACGCGGTCGGTCATTTGTGCCGCTTCTTATGAAGCGCGCAAATTCGGTTTGCACTCGGCCATGTCGGTGGCAACGGCGAAAAGGCTGTGTCCGCAGGCGGTGTTTGTGCCGCCGCATTTTGATTTGTACCGCCAAGTGTCGGCTCAGATTCATGCCGTGTTTCGGCGTTATACCGATTTGATCGAGCCTTTGTCTTTGGACGAGGCTTATTTGGATGTTACCCGAAATTTTGAAAATATCCCATACGCCAGCGAGGTAGCCAAACGCATTCGTGCTGAAATTTTTGAAGAAACCGGTTTGACAGCCTCCGCAGGCATCGCGCCCAATAAGTTTTTGGCCAAAATCGCATCCGACTGGCGCAAGCCGAACGGGCAATTTGTGCTACCGCCGCAAAAAATCATGGTGTTTTTGGAGAGCCTGCCGTTGGGTAAAATTCCCGGTGTCGGCAAAGTCACGCTGAAAAAGATGAATGCCCTTGGTATGCAGACCGCCGGCGATTTACGCCGTTTTGAGCGCGGCGAACTTTTAAACCATTTCGGCCGCTACGGCTACCGCCTTTACGATTTGGCACGCGGTATCGACGAGCGGCCGGTCAAAGCCGAACGCGAACGCCTGCAAATCTCAACCGAAATCACCTTGCCCGAAGATTTGTCTTTGGAACAGGCTTCAAGCCATTTGCCGCACCTTGCCGAAGACCTCTGGCGGCAAATCGAACGCAAAAACGTCGAAGCCAAAGGCGTTACCCTCAAACTCAAAACCCACGATTTCCGCATTATCACGCGTTCGCTGACGTATTCTTCCGTCCTTCCCGACAGCGCCTCTCTGCTTCAGGCGGCGCATACTTTGCTGCAACGCATACCGCCGCAACGAGAAGACGCCTTCCGCCTGATCGGTATCGGCGTGAGCCATTTGCTGCCGAAAAACCAGCAGCAGACACTTTGGTTATAA
- a CDS encoding phosphoadenylyl-sulfate reductase, with protein sequence MSLFRPQFWKIPEISDAERRRLPELATALERRLQDIAARYPQAVFASSLAVEDMVITDAVCRLKLPIRIITLNTGKLNPETAVLIAETNARYQTELEVFYPNRQTADEFEAEFGTTAMYDSVELRRRCCHIRKIEPLNRALHNAPAWLTGQRRSQSETRSELNFEELDTGRNIAKFNPIFDWEEQDVWAYAHEHQVPLNALYHQGYPSIGCEPCTRPVKLGENIRAGRWWWESKDSKECGLHK encoded by the coding sequence ATGTCTTTATTCCGTCCCCAATTCTGGAAAATCCCCGAAATCAGCGATGCCGAACGCCGCCGCCTACCTGAATTGGCTACTGCTTTGGAGCGCCGTTTGCAAGACATTGCCGCGCGCTATCCGCAAGCCGTGTTCGCATCCAGCCTTGCGGTTGAAGATATGGTCATTACCGATGCCGTGTGCCGTCTGAAACTGCCCATCCGCATCATCACGCTCAATACAGGCAAACTCAATCCCGAAACCGCCGTGCTGATTGCCGAAACCAATGCGCGTTATCAAACCGAATTGGAAGTGTTTTATCCCAACCGACAAACCGCCGATGAATTTGAAGCGGAATTCGGCACGACCGCGATGTACGACAGTGTCGAGTTGCGCCGCCGTTGCTGCCATATACGCAAAATCGAACCGCTCAACCGCGCTTTACATAACGCCCCCGCATGGCTGACCGGACAACGCCGCAGCCAGTCCGAAACACGCAGCGAATTGAATTTTGAAGAGCTGGATACGGGTCGCAACATCGCCAAATTCAATCCTATTTTTGATTGGGAAGAGCAGGATGTTTGGGCATATGCACACGAGCACCAAGTTCCGCTCAATGCACTGTATCATCAGGGCTATCCCAGTATTGGGTGCGAACCCTGCACGCGTCCGGTCAAGTTGGGCGAAAATATCCGCGCCGGACGATGGTGGTGGGAAAGCAAAGACAGTAAGGAATGCGGTTTGCACAAATAA
- the mutS gene encoding DNA mismatch repair protein MutS, whose translation MSKPTVSPMMQQYLAIKSQHADKLVFYRMGDFYELFLDDAVEAAKLLDITLTTRGQMDGVPIKMAGVPFHAAEQYLARLVKMGKSVAVCEQVGEVGAGKGPVERKVVRIVTPGTLTDAAFLEDKETNRIVAVNADKKNVAIAWASLQSGEFKTKLTTADKLADELARLQAAEILLPEGKSLPDGFQTTSANITRLNSWQFAADAGAKLLTEYFGCQDLHGFGLDGKEHEAAVGAAGALLNYIRLTQNLMPQHLDGISLETDSQYIGMDAATRRNLEITQTLSGKKSPTLFSILDGCATHMGSRLLALWLHHPLRSRAHIRARQEAVAALGSQYETLQGRLKNIADIERIAARIAVGNARPRDLAALRDSLFALSEIELSAEGSSLLETLKAVFPETLPVAETLKAAVMPEPAVWLKDGGVINQGYSAELDELRHIQNHGDEFLLELEARERERTGLSTLKVEFNRVHGFYIELSKVQAEQAPADYQRRQTLKNAERFITPELKTFEDKVLTAQEQALALEKRLFEALLKEVQTALPQLQKAAKAAAALDVLSTFAAIAAERGFVCPEFADYPVIHIENGRHPVVEQQVRHFTANHTRLDHKHRLMLLTGPNMGGKSTYMRQVAHIVLMAHTGSFVPADAAQIGHIDQIFTRIGASDDLASNRSTFMVEMSETAYILHHATEQSLVIMDEVGRGTSTFDGLALAQAIAEHLLQKNKSFSLFATHYFELTKLPEAHATAVNMHLSALEQGQDIVFLHHIEPGPASKSYGIAVAKLAGLPNRALKAAQKHLNDLENQAAANRPQLDIFSAMPSENEVEEEGKEQEVEPVDNLQTNELAEALAQIQPDNLTPREALDALYRLKDICNKAS comes from the coding sequence ATGTCTAAACCCACTGTTTCCCCGATGATGCAGCAGTATCTCGCCATCAAATCGCAACACGCCGACAAGCTGGTGTTTTACCGCATGGGCGACTTTTACGAGTTGTTTTTGGATGACGCGGTGGAAGCGGCGAAGCTGTTGGACATCACCCTGACCACGCGCGGGCAGATGGACGGCGTGCCGATTAAGATGGCGGGCGTGCCGTTTCACGCGGCGGAGCAGTATCTGGCGCGGCTGGTGAAGATGGGCAAAAGTGTGGCGGTGTGCGAGCAGGTGGGCGAAGTCGGCGCGGGCAAAGGGCCGGTGGAGCGCAAAGTCGTACGCATCGTTACGCCCGGCACGCTGACCGACGCGGCGTTTCTGGAAGACAAGGAAACCAACCGCATTGTGGCGGTGAACGCAGACAAGAAAAACGTTGCCATCGCATGGGCTTCTTTGCAAAGCGGCGAATTCAAAACCAAGCTGACGACAGCGGACAAACTCGCCGACGAGCTGGCGCGTTTGCAGGCGGCGGAAATCCTGTTGCCTGAAGGTAAAAGTCTGCCTGACGGTTTTCAGACGACCTCCGCCAACATCACGCGCCTGAATTCATGGCAGTTTGCCGCCGACGCGGGCGCGAAATTGTTGACTGAATACTTCGGCTGCCAAGACCTGCACGGTTTCGGTTTGGACGGCAAAGAACACGAAGCCGCCGTCGGTGCGGCGGGCGCGCTGTTGAACTACATCCGCCTGACGCAAAACCTGATGCCGCAACACTTAGACGGCATTTCGCTCGAAACCGACAGCCAATATATCGGCATGGACGCCGCCACGCGCCGCAATCTCGAAATCACGCAAACCCTCTCCGGCAAAAAATCGCCGACCCTGTTTTCCATACTCGACGGCTGCGCCACCCACATGGGCAGCCGCCTCTTGGCACTCTGGCTGCACCACCCCTTACGCAGTCGCGCCCACATCCGCGCCCGCCAAGAAGCCGTTGCCGCGTTGGGTTCGCAATACGAAACCCTGCAAGGCCGTCTGAAAAACATCGCGGACATCGAACGCATCGCCGCCCGTATCGCCGTGGGCAACGCCCGCCCGCGCGACCTCGCCGCCCTGCGCGACAGCCTGTTTGCCCTGTCCGAAATCGAATTGTCCGCCGAGGGCAGCAGTCTCTTAGAAACCCTCAAAGCCGTTTTCCCCGAAACCCTGCCCGTCGCCGAAACCCTCAAAGCCGCCGTAATGCCCGAACCCGCCGTCTGGCTCAAAGACGGTGGCGTCATCAACCAAGGCTATTCGGCAGAACTGGACGAACTGCGCCATATCCAAAACCACGGCGATGAATTCCTGCTTGAGCTTGAAGCGCGCGAACGCGAACGCACCGGCCTCTCCACCCTCAAAGTCGAGTTCAACCGCGTCCACGGCTTCTACATCGAGCTTTCCAAAGTCCAAGCCGAACAAGCGCCTGCCGACTACCAACGCCGTCAGACATTGAAAAACGCCGAACGCTTCATCACCCCCGAACTCAAAACCTTTGAAGACAAAGTCCTGACCGCGCAAGAGCAGGCATTGGCACTGGAAAAACGCCTGTTTGAAGCCCTGCTGAAAGAGGTTCAGACGGCCTTGCCGCAGCTTCAAAAAGCAGCCAAGGCCGCGGCTGCTCTCGACGTACTTTCTACGTTTGCCGCGATTGCGGCCGAACGCGGCTTTGTCTGTCCCGAGTTTGCCGACTATCCGGTCATTCATATCGAAAACGGCCGCCATCCCGTCGTCGAGCAACAAGTGCGCCACTTCACTGCCAACCACACCCGCCTCGACCACAAACACCGCCTCATGCTCCTGACCGGCCCCAATATGGGCGGTAAATCCACCTACATGCGCCAAGTTGCCCACATCGTCCTCATGGCGCACACCGGCAGCTTCGTCCCCGCCGATGCCGCCCAAATCGGGCACATCGACCAAATCTTTACCCGTATCGGCGCATCGGATGACTTAGCTTCCAACCGCTCCACCTTCATGGTCGAAATGAGCGAAACTGCCTACATCCTCCACCACGCCACCGAGCAATCCCTCGTCATTATGGACGAAGTCGGACGCGGCACTTCGACTTTTGACGGCCTCGCCCTTGCGCAAGCCATTGCCGAACATTTGCTGCAAAAAAACAAATCCTTCAGCCTCTTCGCCACCCACTATTTCGAGCTGACCAAACTGCCCGAAGCCCACGCAACGGCGGTCAACATGCACCTCTCCGCGCTCGAACAGGGACAAGACATCGTCTTCCTCCACCACATCGAACCCGGCCCCGCCAGCAAAAGCTACGGTATCGCCGTCGCCAAACTCGCAGGCCTGCCCAACCGCGCTTTGAAAGCGGCCCAAAAGCATTTAAACGATTTGGAAAACCAAGCCGCCGCCAACCGTCCGCAGTTGGATATTTTCAGCGCCATGCCGTCTGAAAATGAGGTTGAAGAGGAAGGGAAAGAACAAGAAGTTGAGCCTGTCGATAATTTGCAGACCAATGAATTGGCTGAAGCTTTGGCGCAGATTCAGCCCGACAACCTCACACCGCGCGAAGCCTTGGATGCCTTATATCGCTTGAAAGATATCTGCAATAAGGCGTCGTAA
- a CDS encoding sulfate ABC transporter substrate-binding protein produces MRTLSFAALTAALALSACSPKTEQSADNASQAAGGKGGEVKLLNVSYDVARDFYKEYNPLFVKEFAAKNGGQSVEVQQSHGGSSKQALAVANGLAADVVTMNQTSDIELLVKKGLVKADWNTRLPDNAVPYTSNVVFLVRKGNPKHIQDWGDLAKDGVQIVLANPKTTGNGRYAFLGAYGYGLKVNNGDEGKTKDFVAALLKNTPVFENGGRAATTTFSQRNIGDVLVTFENEANYVSKKLTQDQFEIVYPSYTILSEAPVAVVDSVVDKKGTRAVAEAYLQNLWSEPAQELAANLYLRPRNAEVLAKHKADFPDIETFNPNEKFGPWEEIMKKFFADGGLFDQLSSKK; encoded by the coding sequence ATCCGTACGCTTTCTTTTGCCGCTTTGACCGCCGCACTGGCTTTGAGCGCGTGCTCGCCAAAAACCGAACAATCCGCCGACAATGCTTCTCAAGCTGCCGGAGGTAAGGGGGGCGAAGTCAAATTGCTGAATGTCTCCTACGATGTCGCCCGTGATTTTTATAAAGAATATAATCCGTTATTTGTCAAAGAGTTTGCTGCAAAAAACGGCGGACAGTCGGTTGAAGTCCAACAGTCGCACGGCGGCTCCAGCAAGCAGGCTTTGGCTGTCGCCAATGGTTTGGCTGCCGATGTGGTGACCATGAACCAGACTTCCGATATCGAGCTTTTGGTGAAAAAAGGTTTGGTCAAAGCCGATTGGAACACACGCTTGCCGGACAATGCCGTGCCTTATACCAGCAACGTTGTTTTCTTGGTACGCAAAGGCAATCCGAAACACATTCAGGACTGGGGCGATTTGGCCAAAGACGGCGTGCAAATCGTTTTGGCCAACCCGAAAACCACCGGCAACGGCCGCTATGCCTTTTTGGGTGCGTACGGTTATGGTTTGAAAGTCAATAACGGCGATGAAGGTAAAACCAAAGATTTTGTGGCCGCATTGCTGAAAAACACGCCTGTGTTTGAAAACGGCGGCCGCGCGGCAACAACGACCTTTAGCCAACGCAATATCGGCGATGTCTTGGTTACCTTTGAAAATGAGGCCAACTATGTCAGCAAAAAGCTGACCCAAGACCAGTTTGAAATTGTCTATCCAAGCTACACCATTCTTTCCGAAGCGCCGGTTGCCGTCGTGGACAGCGTAGTCGATAAAAAAGGCACACGCGCCGTTGCCGAAGCCTATCTGCAAAACCTCTGGAGCGAACCGGCCCAAGAGTTGGCCGCCAATCTTTATCTGCGTCCGCGCAATGCCGAAGTATTGGCGAAACACAAAGCCGATTTCCCCGATATTGAAACTTTCAATCCGAATGAGAAATTTGGCCCGTGGGAAGAAATCATGAAAAAATTCTTTGCCGATGGTGGATTGTTTGACCAGCTTTCCAGTAAAAAATAA
- a CDS encoding DUF4198 domain-containing protein codes for MKQWMLLGLLGLGAVAQAHDVWVAAPTHQPAGQILHADLGYSHDFPNVEKIADDRVHIFKPLQLTGSSKKTVDLVNKGENYQYVSKAALPEGSYWVSATYKPTFWSKNQDGWKQQTLKQLAGSTYCEQSQMFGKSFVQVGNGAVDEAVLTRPIGQELELVPLKNPNEVKAGGILPVKVLYKGEPLVKATVTASSDTLAEMDLESTHDHREPQGFSGKTDKNGVVNVITLIDGLWKIKVVNETDYGDKSVCQKDNTYATLIVPVGTKRAAARHAHQH; via the coding sequence ATGAAACAATGGATGCTTTTAGGATTGCTGGGATTGGGCGCAGTGGCGCAGGCGCACGATGTTTGGGTGGCCGCACCGACACATCAGCCTGCCGGCCAAATCCTGCATGCGGATTTGGGTTACAGCCATGACTTCCCCAATGTCGAAAAAATCGCCGACGACCGCGTGCATATTTTCAAACCGCTGCAATTGACCGGCAGCTCAAAGAAAACCGTTGATTTGGTAAATAAAGGCGAAAACTATCAATACGTTTCCAAAGCCGCTTTGCCTGAAGGCTCCTACTGGGTCAGCGCAACCTACAAACCGACTTTCTGGTCGAAAAACCAAGACGGCTGGAAACAGCAAACCTTGAAACAGCTGGCCGGTTCAACCTATTGCGAACAATCGCAAATGTTCGGCAAGAGCTTTGTCCAAGTGGGCAACGGCGCAGTTGATGAAGCTGTGTTGACCCGCCCTATCGGCCAAGAGCTGGAACTGGTTCCGCTGAAAAATCCTAACGAAGTCAAAGCCGGCGGTATTTTGCCGGTCAAAGTCCTGTACAAAGGCGAGCCTTTGGTTAAAGCCACCGTTACCGCCAGCTCGGACACTTTGGCCGAAATGGACTTGGAATCAACCCATGACCACCGCGAGCCTCAAGGCTTCTCCGGCAAAACCGATAAAAACGGCGTGGTCAATGTGATTACTCTGATTGACGGTTTGTGGAAAATCAAAGTCGTGAACGAGACCGATTACGGCGATAAAAGCGTATGTCAGAAAGACAATACTTACGCAACGCTGATTGTGCCTGTCGGTACCAAACGCGCGGCTGCACGCCATGCCCATCAGCATTAA